TATGGACATTCATCTGGACACCTCCTGGCCACAATGAAAATGAGGACGTCTGTTGTTTCTGCCCCTGATATGTAGGATGCTTTTTAGCTTCTCCAGGGAAATCACTTGCTTATGGCTTTTTCACGTGTCAATACTGCAAGCTCCTGTCTCTCTTTGCCACAGAAATTCCCTGTAATCTTGCTCTTCGCTCTCGTGGCCATGGGGTcaccacagctcctgcagattTGTCTTTCTCTTCCTACTTTCACAGAGAAGCCAACAAAGTTGGATGCTGACTCTTCTGCCCTTCTGCAGAACATGGAAGGTATTCCTTCCTGCCAGACACACAAGCCATGCCATTCCCATCCACTGGTCCCTCCCTAGTATCTCACCCTCcttttgtgttttttcctcAGGTGTTCTACTGATCTTGGCACTGACAGAAGAGCTGGTGTTTTCTGTTCAGGTTCTGTCTCCCACTGTCTCCTCCTCTCAGGGCTTCCCGATGAACACTACAACTATCACAGCCATGGGAACAACACCTCACCACAAAGACCACCACACGGCAGAGCCCCTCCCCACATCTGCTCAAGCCATGTCCCACCCCATCAGCCTGGTGGAGAAAGCCCCTTCCACCGGCCAAGAGCAAGAGAGTGGCCCTCGCATCGGCGAGAGGGAAACTTACCATTTATACAACCAGAGTGCTTTGTACTCGGGACAGTCTCGCCCCAAGGGGAAAATATTCCAGGTTTTCAAAGGCAACTTCTCAGAGTCGTCAGAGCCTTACCTAAAGACAACCCTGCACTCTCCCTTCCCTACCCTGAGGAGCCCTTTCACAGACCACCCATTTCAGTCCCAGACCACAGCATCCAGCGATCCAAATGGAACGGGGCTGGCAAGAACTACACACTCAGACCCTTCTCCCCACCGCAGCACCTCGGGAAGCCTTAGGGAAGCAGAGCGAGGGGATGGGACCGAGGTAGTAGTGCAGGAGGCAGATTTTGCCACCACAACTGCCGGACCATCAACTGATCCTGAAGCAGTGTCGGTGCCTTTTAAACCCACCCGCTATGGCGTGTGGGATATGCTGAGCAAAAACAACTCTTGGGTAACCTTGAATCTCAGTACAAATGTCCCTCTGTTTGCTGGCTCTGGAtctgcaacagcagcagctggtcACTCAGTTCAGACCAGTTTTGATGTCAGCATCTCATCCCCATCAGCAGGAGGCCCCGAGGGACTCGCTCCAACACAGCACGGCGTGGTGACCAATGCCACATCTCCGGGCAGTGCTCTCTCCTCAGCGCCTGCCACGAGGTTGTCCAGCTCCACTTCCACAGCGGGCTCCACCGCCACCGGGAACTTCCTGAACAGACTGGTTCCTGCCGGGACCTGGAAACCAGGGGTGCAAGGAAACATCTCTCATGTCACCGAGGGGGACAAACCCCAGCACAGAGCAACCATCTGTCTCAGCAAGATGGACATTGCCTGGATCATCCTGGCTATCAGCGTACCTATATCCTCATGTTGTAAGTTAATTGccactttattttgctttctctttaagATTCAGATTTCAGCCCACAATTCAAGGACTAGCTGGAGACCTAAAAGAGGCAGGTCAGCTTGGAATGGATGAGATGCGCAAGGATCACATTCACTGACCAAAGTGCTTAACTTCAAAATGCAGGGCTAAAATGTTACACTCAAAGCATACTTGCTCTATTGCTATTAAAACTCTTACTGGGTAACTCTCCATTTGAGGGTGTAAcacaaggctgaacaactccagAATGTGAAGCAGCTTTACTTCAAGATGTTTAAGATGGTGACCAAAAACTGTACAATTCTTTAATTTAGGAACTAGTATTTGCTGCCTTGAAATTGGATTTAAAAAGCCCACTGCTAATTCAAATGATTAATAACATCTGTAATGACTAATAATTTAGGCAGCACCAGTTTTCAAGtgcaataaaatatttcattgtaGGCAGTTCATGAACTATCAGATTTAGAAATCTGAAAAGCAAAGTGCTGGTTTCCTCCATTTTAATTCCAACTTTACAGTTGccaagggaagagaaagagttgGAAAGCCTGGCCTTCAGACACCTGGAGTCAGACAcctgcaggaccagggcaggttTAGCTTTCCAGAGCTGGCTCAGGGTCTTGTTGTTTGACTCAGTTACAAAAAATACACGAGAAATTATGAGCAAGATTGTGAGTGCTTGCCAGGATGTCCTATGCCTAGCTGGGTTGTATCAGCTTGGTGGGACAACATAGTCTCTGGGGTCTCACTGTAATGGGATGTGATTATTCTGTTTTCTGGagtgaaagaaaaccaaacatttcCCAGCCTTTGCTGcctgaggaaacacaaaaggGTAGCAGCCAACAATTACTGAGTATTAATTATGTTATTTACAGCTAAGAGATGTACTGAGGACAAGGCTAGATGAGCTGCCTGAGCCAGTCTCACACACAGCTTACTCCAGCCAAAAAAGACAGTGCTGctctctcctgctctctcctAGGTGCAGGCATctgatcctgcccctctccttCTGCCTGGGTCTGATTTGTCACCTCCCTGAGACACTTTCAGATTGTTAAAGTGGCCAAAAAATACTCACTTTACTCTTTGGTACTTTCTGTCCACCCAGTGAGCTGAATCAGCTCCCCACAGAGTCAGATGAGCATGAGACCTGGAAAGGATGAGGCTGCAGGAATGTAAACCTGGAGAGGGGACCATACTAATCTTTCCAGCAGCTGCAAGTTATTGGATTGGCTCAGCATATTTTTTAGATTCACACCTCTGGGACCATCAGTTCTGCTATTGCCAACGTAGTTAAAACCACAAGTGAGAACAAAGCTTAAGGCTAAAAGATGAGCAATCAAAGAGAAATCAAAGCAGAATGTGCATATACATTTCTGTGCAAGATGGAGAGGAGGAACTGGGACATAGCAAGCACGTGGTCAGAAGCAGCAATATTTGACGATTTGATGAACTATGCTTTGTCTATCCATCAATAGAACTAGAGGATCAAATAAATTCTTCCAAGAATTATGTTTTAGGCCAATATCTGCAAAGAAAGATGAGCAGGATAGAAAGCATCCAAATAGAAAATAAGAAGTGTAAAACCATACAGCACAAGCATGGGGAAGCATAGCCACTGGGTAAACTGGTCTGTGTGTGCAGAGTGCCATATATGaggtaaataataataacaataataataataatattatgaAAAGTCTGATAGCAGGACTTCTAATCTACTATTCATTAAACAGTGATGTTAACACTTTTTTTCATATGTGCCATAATGGTGTGTGTTCATGTGACTCTGCCTATTCTGGTTCTTGTATTCATTagctacatttttttaaaacgtCAAATGCTGTTTTGAAAGTTATCTGTATCAGCTCTAATACAGCTGAGTGTTTAAACGATTTGAGTATTTAAGTCCTGCTTTCAAGACCAGATTCCTGAGGTTGGCCTTCCTTTGGGACTCTCCTTTTAAAATCTGTAGATCCTCGTATCTATTTGGAAGTTGAAAtgaatgggattttttgggggtgatCTGGCTTTAGTGCCTAGGAAATTGCTTTCATCCCGACGTTTGGCTGTTCAAACCGTGCTGCACCGGAGGGACGCTTTATTgtagtgtgagtgtgtgtgcgGTGCGCGGTGAGAGGCGCACGGGCTGCGGGCTGTCCGAAGGGGACTGTCGCCACCTCCCGGGCACAAGCGCTGCAGCGGGGGACAGGCCCGCGCTGCCATATAGCTCCTCTCTTCTCGGAGCCTTCCACGGGAGCCTGCCGCCGAGACAAGGATGAAGAGCACAGATGTGTGGGTTTCATTTCATCTCCAAAGGGGAAAGAAGTTTTCCGGGAGAGGCGTTCACAGTTGTTGCGAGCACGGATTGAGAAAAAACATTGTCGGGCTCCTGCCTTGGGATGCTGAAAGGCTATAGAGGCTCAGTCCCGTGCTGTAGCACGAGCCTGAAGAGCCGTGCCTCAGGAGCTCTCCTGCTCAAATAAGAGCTGGGGTTTAGCCTCCTACCCTTACAGTACATACTTCTTTGCAGATGCATAAATTTCTTGAGTCCCACTGAAATCCCTGAAACTGCTAGCCAGAAGAGTAATGCTTTGAGTAGGAATGCACAAGCCATGTCTGCTGCATGAACCTGGGGAAATCATTTTACCTTTTGGCAGTTCAGTTTCATGGTATAAATAATGAGGGTAATGTTGCTAATGCCATGGGAAGGCTGCAAAAATGAAGGGTTCTGTATCATTCCCTTCCCAGAATAGCAAAATCATATATAACAGTGATGTCATGATTTTCTGCATGTCACAGTTTGAGTTGGTTTTGCAGTGTCCTTcaggcagccttgaacacttttgTGCACGTGCTGTTGTCCATGCATAGATGCCTCTCTCTGCAATGCAGAACAAGACACAACATGAGCTCATTTTAAAACCCACTGTTCCAGTCCTTGGGCTCCTGGTCCTTACATCACTGTAATTACAGAATGACACAATAAAACGTGGAAGAACAGGAA
This genomic interval from Aphelocoma coerulescens isolate FSJ_1873_10779 chromosome 2, UR_Acoe_1.0, whole genome shotgun sequence contains the following:
- the TMEM108 gene encoding transmembrane protein 108 isoform X3; the encoded protein is MIFSGVLLILALTEELVFSVQVLSPTVSSSQGFPMNTTTITAMGTTPHHKDHHTAEPLPTSAQAMSHPISLVEKAPSTGQEQESGPRIGERETYHLYNQSALYSGQSRPKGKIFQVFKGNFSESSEPYLKTTLHSPFPTLRSPFTDHPFQSQTTASSDPNGTGLARTTHSDPSPHRSTSGSLREAERGDGTEVVVQEADFATTTAGPSTDPEAVSVPFKPTRYGVWDMLSKNNSWVTLNLSTNVPLFAGSGSATAAAGHSVQTSFDVSISSPSAGGPEGLAPTQHGVVTNATSPGSALSSAPATRLSSSTSTAGSTATGNFLNRLVPAGTWKPGVQGNISHVTEGDKPQHRATICLSKMDIAWIILAISVPISSCSVLLTVCCMRRKKKTSNPENNLSYWNNAITMDYFNRHAVELPREIQSLETSEDHLSEPRSPANGDYRDSGMVLVNPFCQETLFVGHEQVSEI
- the TMEM108 gene encoding transmembrane protein 108 isoform X2; this translates as MKRSLQVLYCQLFSVLLILALTEELVFSVQVLSPTVSSSQGFPMNTTTITAMGTTPHHKDHHTAEPLPTSAQAMSHPISLVEKAPSTGQEQESGPRIGERETYHLYNQSALYSGQSRPKGKIFQVFKGNFSESSEPYLKTTLHSPFPTLRSPFTDHPFQSQTTASSDPNGTGLARTTHSDPSPHRSTSGSLREAERGDGTEVVVQEADFATTTAGPSTDPEAVSVPFKPTRYGVWDMLSKNNSWVTLNLSTNVPLFAGSGSATAAAGHSVQTSFDVSISSPSAGGPEGLAPTQHGVVTNATSPGSALSSAPATRLSSSTSTAGSTATGNFLNRLVPAGTWKPGVQGNISHVTEGDKPQHRATICLSKMDIAWIILAISVPISSCSVLLTVCCMRRKKKTSNPENNLSYWNNAITMDYFNRHAVELPREIQSLETSEDHLSEPRSPANGDYRDSGMVLVNPFCQETLFVGHEQVSEI
- the TMEM108 gene encoding transmembrane protein 108 isoform X1 is translated as MAFSRVNTASSCLSLPQKFPVILLFALVAMGSPQLLQICLSLPTFTEKPTKLDADSSALLQNMEGVLLILALTEELVFSVQVLSPTVSSSQGFPMNTTTITAMGTTPHHKDHHTAEPLPTSAQAMSHPISLVEKAPSTGQEQESGPRIGERETYHLYNQSALYSGQSRPKGKIFQVFKGNFSESSEPYLKTTLHSPFPTLRSPFTDHPFQSQTTASSDPNGTGLARTTHSDPSPHRSTSGSLREAERGDGTEVVVQEADFATTTAGPSTDPEAVSVPFKPTRYGVWDMLSKNNSWVTLNLSTNVPLFAGSGSATAAAGHSVQTSFDVSISSPSAGGPEGLAPTQHGVVTNATSPGSALSSAPATRLSSSTSTAGSTATGNFLNRLVPAGTWKPGVQGNISHVTEGDKPQHRATICLSKMDIAWIILAISVPISSCSVLLTVCCMRRKKKTSNPENNLSYWNNAITMDYFNRHAVELPREIQSLETSEDHLSEPRSPANGDYRDSGMVLVNPFCQETLFVGHEQVSEI